TCAACAGCGGATCACCACTGATCTGTTTCCGGGCTCCTCCGCCCAGTCGCGCCGATCAGCGCTTGTCGAGCTCGGCGTTGACCATCGCCTCGAGCTCCTCGCGGCCCCGGCTGCCGAGGGCGTCACCGAGTGCGGACGCCAGCCGGTCGAATGGGTCCTCCAGCGGCAACGTGGCCAGGTTCTTCGCGAGTTCCGGAACTGTCCAAAGCCCGGCTTGCTTGTCGACCTGCGCACCACGCGTCCAGCCCTGGTTGACCGCGATTGCACCGCCGCGCACCGATAGCACCTGGCCGGTCAGGGGACACCCCTCGCTGCTCAGGTACGCGACGACGGGGGCCACCACCATAGGGTCCTTCGGGTCCGGTTGCCCCACTGACGGCGTCTGATCCATGCCGGGCACCGAGTTGGTCAACCGAGTACGCACCATCGACGGGCTGACGCAGTTGACTCGGACCCCCAGCCGCCGCAGTTCCAGCGCGTGCACCACGGTCATGGCCGCGACTCCGGCGTTCGCCGCCGCGTAATTCGTTTGTGTGGGAAGCGGATTGAGCAGGCCCGAACCCGAAGCGGTGTTGACGATGGCGCGGTCGGCGCGCACCCCTGCGTCCACCCGGCTGCGCCAGTACGACGTGGCGCAACGGCTCACCGCGAAGGTCCCTTTCAGCTTCACCGCGACGACGTCGTCAAATTCGGCCTCCGACAACTGTTCGAGGCCCTTGTTCACCTCAATGGTGGCGTTGTTGACGACGGCATGCAGGTCGCCGAACTCCGCGACGGCCAGGTCGACCATGCGCTGGACGTCCGCCCATTTGGTGACGCTGCCGTTGTCTGCCACCGCTCGGCCACCGCGCCCACGAATCTCGTCGACCACTGCGGCGGCGACGCCGTCATCGCCTCCGCGCCCATCGATTTGCACGCCGGGGTCGTTCACCACGACGTTCGCACCCGCTGCCGCGAGATACAGCGCCTCTGCCCGCCCGATACCCCGACCCGCGCCGGTCACCAGCACAGTCCGTCCAGCCAATTCGCCCGTCACAACGCCCCTCCAAGTCTCATGCCGTCGTCAGTTCAATACACCTGATGCACTTATATACTGAGTGTATCGCTGCCGTCGGTGCACTACGCTCAGCCCATGCCGGGCGAAGTCGGACGTCGCGAACGCAAGAAGCAACTCACCCGGCGGGCGCTGGTGGATGCGGCCGTCCGACTGTTCACGGAACGGGGCTACGACCAGACGGCCGTGGCTGACATCGCGGAAGCCGCCGACGTCAGCAAACGCACGTTTTTCCTGCACTTCCCCACCAAGGAGGACGTGCTTCTGGCCGACGCCGGCTCACGGGTCGACCTGGCTGTGCAGGCAATCGAGGGACGGCGGCCGGACGCGCCGATGCGCGAGGTGCTCGCCGACGCAACGCAGAACATGATCGCCAACACCGCTGACGGTGACCTGCCGAAGGGGGTGGCGGCCCTCCGTGCCCAGTTGGTGGTCACGACGCCCGCAGTTCAAGCGCGTGTATTGCACACAACTTTCACCGCGCAGACTCGTATCGCCGCAGCGCTGCGTGAGGCGTACCCGGAAACGCTCGACGACATCGCCGCGGCCAGCATCGTCGGCGCGCTGATGGGTGCCATCAGCGCCGCCGCCGTCACCAGCCTCCAACGCGGGGAGCCACCCGCGCGGACCCGGGCCGCGATGCAGCACGCAGCCGAGATCACCCTCGACTACGTGGAGTCGCTCAGCCCGTCCACAACCGGTGCGCACACCGAAGAACACCGAAATCCCTAGGTGCGCAGCGCCATTTCCGACTCCCCCACCCCGAGCGCGGCGAGCAGCGCCTCACGATGGGCGACGAATTCCGGGTTGCGGTAGGTGCGGGCCTCCGGGGTGTGAAAGTCCAGCTGGCGGTCGACGACGAAGGCGCCGCCGTCGAGCACGAGCACCCGGTCGGCCAGGGTCACCGCCTCGTCGACATCGTGGGTCACCAACAGCACCCCGGGCTCGTACTTCCCGCACAGCTCCTGAAGCAGGTGATGCATGCGCACCCGAGTGAGGGCATCGAGCGCCCCGAAGGGTTCATCGGCCAGCAGCAGCGCGGGATTGCGGACCAGCGACCGGGCCAGTGCGACGCGCTGCTGCTCTCCACCCGACAGTTCGTAGGGCCAGGCCTGTTCCCGTCCGGCCAGGCCGACGTCGGCGAGCACGGCACTCGCTCGCTGATTGACGTCGCGGCCGGACAGCCCCAACGCCACGTTGTCGAGTACCCGTAGCCACGGCAGCAGCCGGGAATCCTGGAACACCACCGAAACGTCACGGGCCACGAACAGGTCGCCGGCCCCGTCGACCCCGTGGTCGAGCCCCGCCAACGCACGCAGCAGCGTGCTCTTGCCCGAGCCACTGCGCCCCAGCAGGGCGACGAACTCGCCCTTGCGGATGGCCAGCTCCACCTCATCGAGAATCGT
The genomic region above belongs to Mycolicibacterium sp. HK-90 and contains:
- a CDS encoding ABC transporter ATP-binding protein, coding for MAARTGNLTEEVAVVRRLSRSFGGTTILDEVELAIRKGEFVALLGRSGSGKSTLLRALAGLDHGVDGAGDLFVARDVSVVFQDSRLLPWLRVLDNVALGLSGRDVNQRASAVLADVGLAGREQAWPYELSGGEQQRVALARSLVRNPALLLADEPFGALDALTRVRMHHLLQELCGKYEPGVLLVTHDVDEAVTLADRVLVLDGGAFVVDRQLDFHTPEARTYRNPEFVAHREALLAALGVGESEMALRT
- a CDS encoding TetR/AcrR family transcriptional regulator gives rise to the protein MPGEVGRRERKKQLTRRALVDAAVRLFTERGYDQTAVADIAEAADVSKRTFFLHFPTKEDVLLADAGSRVDLAVQAIEGRRPDAPMREVLADATQNMIANTADGDLPKGVAALRAQLVVTTPAVQARVLHTTFTAQTRIAAALREAYPETLDDIAAASIVGALMGAISAAAVTSLQRGEPPARTRAAMQHAAEITLDYVESLSPSTTGAHTEEHRNP
- a CDS encoding SDR family NAD(P)-dependent oxidoreductase, whose protein sequence is MTGELAGRTVLVTGAGRGIGRAEALYLAAAGANVVVNDPGVQIDGRGGDDGVAAAVVDEIRGRGGRAVADNGSVTKWADVQRMVDLAVAEFGDLHAVVNNATIEVNKGLEQLSEAEFDDVVAVKLKGTFAVSRCATSYWRSRVDAGVRADRAIVNTASGSGLLNPLPTQTNYAAANAGVAAMTVVHALELRRLGVRVNCVSPSMVRTRLTNSVPGMDQTPSVGQPDPKDPMVVAPVVAYLSSEGCPLTGQVLSVRGGAIAVNQGWTRGAQVDKQAGLWTVPELAKNLATLPLEDPFDRLASALGDALGSRGREELEAMVNAELDKR